AGATATACACCCTCGTCCAGCATGCCGTGGTAGAAGGCGCGGAAGTGGTCCATATTGCAGCGGGTCACCTGGTCAAAACGGGTGATGTGCTGCTCGTCGGTGAAGAAGAAGCCGAACATGCCGCCAACATAGTTGATGGCCATTGGGATACCATGCTTGTCGGCGGCGGCCTTAAAGCCTTCGGCGATGCGCTTGGTTTTGGCAGCCAGTTCTTCATACAGGCCGTCGGCGCACAGAGCGTCGAGCTGCGCCAGACCGGCTGTCATGGCAATGGGGTTACCAGACAGGGTGCCTGCCTGATACACAGGGCCTGCCGGAGCCAGATACTGCATTACTTCTTTTTTGCCGCCAAAGGCGCCAACTGGCATACCGCCGCCAATCACCTTACCCAGGGTAGTGAGGTCCGGGGTCACGCCATAGTGGCCCTGGGCACCGCTTCTGGATACACGGAAGCCGGTCATGACTTCATCGATGATAAACAGGGCACCGTACTTGTCACAGAGGGCGCGCAGGCCTTCCAGGAAGCCAGGAACCGGTGGAATACAGTTCATGTTGCCGGCAACCGGCTCGATGATGATACAGGCGATATCTTCTGGATACTGGTCGAAGAAAGACTGCACAGATCCCAGATCGTTATACACGGCAGTGAGAGTGTGTTTGGCGAAATCTTCCGGGATACCGGGTGAGCTTGGCTGACCCAGAGTCAGGGCGCCGGAGCCGGCTTTCACCAGCAGACAGTCGGCGTGGCCGTGGTAACAACCTTCAAACTTAAGGATTTTGTCGCGCTTGGTATAGCCACGGGCCAGACGGATGGCGCTCATGGTGGCTTCGGTGCCGGAACTCACCATGCGCACCTGATCCATGGAAGGCACCATTTCGATGACCTTCTCGGCCATGATGACTTCAAGCTCGGTGGGGGCACCGAAAGACAAACCATTGTGAACGGCTTTAAGCACGGCTTCGCGAATGGATGGGTGGTTGTGGCCAAGGATCATCGGGCCCCAGGAGCCCACGTAATCGATATAGGCCTTGCCGTCGGCGTCATAGATATAAGCGCCATCGGCCTTTTCGATAAAGCGAGGGGTACCGCCCACGCCATTGAAGGCGCGCACCGGTGAGTTAACGCCACCGGGAATGGTTTTTTTAGCCTGTTCAAACAAGGTTTCGGAACGGGTCATGTATCAATCCTTTAAGTCAGTGGCCGACCCTTAGAAGTCAGCCTTGCGTGAATACCAGTTAACCGGACACTCGTACTTTTCCAGCTGCTCGTCCACGCCCAATGTCAGGGCAAACAGTGCCATGCGAATGAGCAGCCCGTTATCGGCCTGGCGGAAGATGGCCAGGTTCGGATGGCTGTTCAAATCGTTGTCCAGCTCGTTGGCCTGGGCACGTGAGTCCCGGGGGAGCGGATGCATGATCACCGTATTGGACTTACAGTGCTGGGTGTAAATGCTGCGGTTGAGACGGAACTTGCCGCGATACTTGTTGGCTTCATCCTGTGAGGGGAAGCGCTCTTCCTGAATTCGGGTCAGGTACAGGATGTCGGCCTTGTCCAGATTGCCTTCCAGCTGATCGGTTATTGTGACCTTATGACCGGCATTTTCAATGTCGGCTATCACATAATCGGGCATTGCCAGCTCTTTGGGAGAAATCAGGGTAAAGCTGACATTTTTGTACAGGCACAGCAGGCGCGACAGCGAGTGTACCGTGCGGCCAAATTTGAGGTCGCCCACCATGGCGATGTGCATGCCGTCAATGCTCATACCGGCGTGGCTCAGTTCTTTCTGGATGGTGAACAAATCCAGCAGTGCCTGAGTCGGATGTTCGTTGGGGCCATCGCCACCATTGATCACCGGCACCCGGCTGCCCTCGGCGAATTCGCGCACCGAGTAAGCATCGGGATGACGCATGGCAATCACATCTGAGTAAGTCGAGAGCACACGGGCTGTGTCGTACAGCGATTCACCCTTGGACAGTGAAGAAGAGGCCATGCCAACGGTTTCGGCCACGCGGCCGCCCAGCAGGTTAAAGGCACAGCCAAAGCTCACCCGGGTACGGGTGCTGGGTTCAAAGAACAGGTTCCCCAATATGGCACCATCCAACACCCGGGTACGTTTTTCCCGTAACGCATAGGGCGCCATACGCTCGGCAACATTGAAAATAGTGTGAATGGAGTCCAGATTGAACTGGTTTACGGAGAGGATGTGAGATCCTTTGAACTGAGTCATCAGCCGGCTTTCCAATTGCTGTGGGAGGGAGTGGCGATAAGGCCTTTCCGCCCCTGGTTTATGTAGGGTTTGGCTGAGGCGCAACTATAGCAGAAGGGGCAGCGCTTTGAAATGGCGACAGCTAAATTACCTGCGGCCCATCACACCTGACCGGAACGAATTTCCTGTTGCAGTTTGGTCCAGCCGATAACGCCGACCAGGTTATCCTTATCTCCCTGATAAATATAAACTTCGCCAGTCCGCTTCGGTGAGAGGATCTCGTAGGCTTCGTTTAATGTGGCGGTATCGGGCAACCCCTGCATCGGCTGACGCGACAGCGTGGTGCTGTCTTCAAAGGATTGCATTTCCAGGCGCAGCATCTGGATTTCGCCCTCGGCGCTTCGCACCATTACAGGGCGACCCTCGGCGCGCTTCATCACCTCAAGCAGCAACTCGTCATCGTTTTTCACCACCACAAAGCGCCTGTCCATCAGGGCGCGCACGCCGGTTTTTTGCAGCCCCTGATTCACCGGTGGCACCTTATAACCCAGCCCCATGATGTCCAGCTGCCTAAAAAACACCGACTCGGTTTGAAACCACTGATAGGCCACCAGAAACGCCGGAATGGTTACGAACATGGCAGGCAAAATAATGGAGGCATCGTTGGTGAGCTCCAAGAGCGCCACCAAAGCCGCCAGTGGCGCGCTCAGGCATACTCCCATCATGGCCGTCATGCCAATCACGGTATAGAGCCCCACGTAGGGCGCAATTGAGGGAAATACCATGGCGCTGATAAGGGCGAGAATCCCCCCCAGCAGGGCGCCGATGCCGTACAGTGGGCCGATAAGTCCGCCGGGAATGCCAAGGCCGATGGCGGCAATGGTGGCAATCATCTTGCCAATCAGCACGGCTATCAGCAGCAAGAGCCCGGGGTTATCGGCAATGACCGCATTGATTGCCAAATCTCCCGAGCCCAGCGCCTGGGGCAGTGCGATGCCGACGACCGTAGTGATACTGCCAGCCAGCAGCAGCCGGACTATCAGGGGCCAGTGCTGGCCAGTGGCGGTTACTTTGAGCAGGGTCCAGTTAAAGGCGGCAGCAGCGCAGCCCAGTCCCACGCCGCCCAGGGCCAGCAAGGGGTAGTGATCCAGCGGGATATGAAACACCTGAATGGCATCGTATTCGTGCACGTTGCCGAATACCAGTTGGCTTGAGAGGGCGCCGCAGATGGCCGAGATCATGATGGGAAAGAAGTAATGGATTTTGTATTCCCGCACCACTACTTCAAATACAAATACCACAGCCGCCAGCGGAGCGTTAAAGGTGGCCGCAATCCCGGCGGCAATGCCGCTGGCACACATGATGCGAACGCTGTTATCGGGGAGTTTGAATTTTTCCGCCAGTACGCTGGCACTCACGGCGCCAAGGTGAATGGCCGGGCCTTCACGGCCCACAGAGAAGTTGGTGGCAAGGGCAATCAGCGCCTGAAAGAACTGCCCGGGGGCAGATTGCAGCGGAATTTTGCCGTAGTGCAATTTAAAGCGGTGCAGCACATAGGCGATACCCATGCGCCGGTAACGTTTGGAGCCGATTGTTGCAACCAGCCAAATCAACAGGGCGCCCATAAGCGGTAGCAGCGCCCGCCAGTCGTACACCATGGCCTCCATGTCCATACGTTCTATGCCGGAGTAGTGGTTGGCGCCTTCCAGCAGCAAGCGGAACAAAATAATGACCAGGGACGCAATAAGCGCGAAACACAAGGCCAGACCACACAGTTGCAGACTAATCCGCGCCTGTGACAGCTTGTCTCTGAGTTCTGTGTGAAAATATCTGAGGGCGAGTCGACGCATCGCCTCGAGCCGGGTCTTTATCTTCATGCCTGCCCTGTGCATCGGCCCCGGGTGCTGGCCTTTGCCATGCTTATGCTGTTATTCTGCCCCGTCGAAGGTCCGGCGGACCGAAAGTTACTAAGAGGCTGTTATTCAATGGCGAATTATCAACGTTGGCTCGATAGGCTGCAAGTGATGGAGCGCAAATTCCGCCCTTCGAGCTGGTATTTGTTTTTGTTGATGCTGGTCGCGTTTTTACTGGGTGCCCTTAGCTACCATTTGACTCTGTCCATGGAGCAACCTGTGTTGAATCTTGGTGGCGGCAGGGCCAAGCAGTTGGCCGAGGAGCTGAAAACCCAAAATCAACTGCTGGCGAGTCGCAATCTGGAGCTGGCCGTGGAGAAGGAAGCCAACGTCCAGATGCAGACCATGTTCACCGAGCAGGCCGCCAAACAGCGGGAGCTTGAGCGGGAGCTGGCGTTTTACCGCGCTGTGATGGCGCCAAACGAAAACGCCGAAGGTGTTACCATCCATGGGATGGAGCTCACCGCATCCCCGGTTGAGGGGCAACAAAGGCTCAAGGTAGTGTTAACCCAGCTGCAAAAGCGGCGGCAAAACATCAAAGGAAGTCTGGATTTAACCTTGGTGGGTCTGGTGGACAACAAGCTGACCAGTCTGCAGCTGCAAGATGTGGGCGCCAAGCTTGATAATTTCGACTTCCGTTACTTCCAGGTACTTGAAACGCCTGTGACATTCCCTGCAGAGTTTCAATTGACGACCATCAAGGCCAAGATTCGTGTCTCCAAGGGGCGTTATAATCAGGCCGCCCTGGCAGAGCAGGAATTCAGCCTGCCGATGCTGACGGGGGAGACAAAAGAGCCCGGTATAATACTTGAACAAAATAGTCAGGTAACGGATAATTCCGGGCAGCAATCTGAAGTTCGAGGTAGTAATGACTGAACAAGCTGACGTAGCCATGCCGATCTCTTTTACCGATGCAGCGGCTGCCAAAGTTAAGGCTCTGCTCGATGAAGAGCAGAATGAAGCACTCAAGCTGCGTGTTTATGTTACCGGCGGTGGCTGTTCTGGGTTCCAGTACGGTTTCACCTTCGATGAAAAGGTGAACGACGGCGATTTCACCGTGGAAAAGCAGGGTGTTCAGCTGGTGGTCGATCCCATGAGTCTGCAATACCTGATGGGCGGTGAAGTGGATTACACCTCAGGCCTGGAAGGTTCACGCTTCTTTGTGAAGAACCCCAACGCCACCACCACCTGTGGCTGTGGCGCCAGCTTCTCTGTGTAAGCTGTTTTGCCTTTTAATAAAAAAGCCGCCCTTGGGGCGGCTTTTTTATTTGGCGATTCGGCGGCTTAACTTTTTACGCATCCGCATCCGCATCCGCATCCGCATACGCATCAGTCACGAATACCCATCAGCTCATCAGGTTGAAGTTTTGAGCCCGATTGAAAAACTTGCCTACCTTGGGCGTAAACACCAGCCAAACCTGCACCATGCACAGCGCAATCAGGACGGCGAAAATGGCATAGTCCGATGCCTCGAAGGGCATTCCGGCAAGGTTCAGCGTATTGGGACCTGTGGCCACATCGTCCCCTTGATCCAGAATGAAGGGCAGCATACTGACCATGGCAAGTTGCACCAGGGTGTAACCCCTGAGAAACCACAAGCCTGCGCGTTGGCGGGCAAATACCGCCACCACCATCAGCAAGGTCAACAGGCAAAAGATCACACCCTGTTTGGCAACAATGCCACTCACTGCCGCAGCAGTATAGAGCAACATCAATGCTATCAAGCGCTTGGGCATGGGCGTTGCCTTGGGAATGCTCTGCTCTGTCATGCTTCCCCCTTATCAGTGGCGGGTCTTGGGCTGCAGGCGGCTCTCGAGTTCCCAGGGGGGTACCACTACACCCAAATCATCCTGTACCGGGAATACAGCAACCTGAAGATCGTCGTCCTGCATGCCCACTACCCAACGCTCCAACCACTCATTGAGTGGGATGGACAGAGGTTCGCAGTCCTGCCACTCGTCCACTGCCCACAGCGCAGCAGCCTCTTCAGAGGGCCACATGGGGATGCAGTCATCGTCATCTGTGGTCAGCATTACGCAACCATCCTGATCCTGCAACGTCCAGATTTCCTTATGTTCTTTAACTTCGGTAACCAGGTAGTCGTAACGGGCTTCGGGTGTCATGGCGGTGATTTGCGCCAGTGTTTTCTTGGTCATGGGTAGCACTCTCTCGGTGGGGCAAATAGCGTGCAAAAGGCACGGCCCGATTGTGGCCGCATGGTAACATTTGTTCACCCGGGGAAAAAGAGTGCTGTGGTTTGCCATTCCCCGGGGAGTCTGATGCGCGGGCTTATTAACTACAGAGGCTCAGCATCCGCTGCGGCTGCCGTTTCTTTGGGTGACAGATGGCTTCGAAGCCAGGCTTCCTGTTCCCACAGCACATGCAATTGGGACTCGCGGGCTCGGTAGCTGTGGCCCTCAAAGGGCAGGGTCACCAGGCGAGCCTGACCGCCGAGGGTAGAAACCGCATCAAACAAGCGGCTCGATTGCATGGGGTAGGTACCCGAGTTGGCATCCGCTTCGCCGTGGATAAGCAGCAGCGGTTCATTGATTTTGTCGGCCACGTTAAAGGGCGACATCTGCTGGTAAAGCGCCTGGGCCTCCCAATAATTACGCCGCTCATTTTGAAATCCAAATGGCGTGAGGCTGCGATTATAGGCACCACTGCGGGCGATACCGGCGGCGAAAAGGTCGGTATGGGCCAGCAAGTTGGCCACCATAAAGGCGCCGTAGGAGTGCCCGCCAACGGCGATTCGACCGGGCTCGGCTATGCCTCTGTCGGTAAGCACCCGGACGGCCGCCTCGGCATTGGCAGTGAGTTGCTCGAGAAAGGTATCGTTGGGCTTATTTTTGCCAACACCGATAATGGGCATGGATACCCTGTCAAATACCGCAAATCCCGCTGCCACCATGGCCGGGGCGCTGAGCGGACTCAGCCTGGGGTAAGAGAGCGGATTAAAGTCGACCTGGGCGGCCACCTCGGCATTTTTATACTCCCTCGGGTACGCCCAAATCAGCACCGGCAGCGGACCATCACCGGGGCGGTAGTTGGCCGGGAGATAGAGGGTACCGGATAAGGGTTGGCCGTCGGCGCGGGTGAACTGGATATGCTCCTTCTGTATCCCTTCGAGGGCGGGTTGCCGTTTTGCCAGCGGTATCAAGGCTTCGCGTTTATTGCTGTCCGGCCAGACCCGATAGAGCTGAGGTGGCTGCGAGGGCGTTTCCCGGCTCACGAGCAGCCGAAGCGGTGAGACAGACTCCAGTGTCACCACCCGCTCAAACGCCGATGGTGCACTTTGCCACAAGAGGCTGCGAGCTTCTCCCGCCTTGCTGCTGGCCAGAAAGGGGCGCATTCCTTCGTCTGAATGGCCATCGCCATAGTGATACATAGCGCCGTTTCGGGTCGCCACCAGATGGGGCACGGGATCGCGTACCAGTGTGCCCGGGTCCTGATATTTATCTTTGCTGCTTATCTGATACCAGTCTTGCCAGGCTGTGGCGCTATTCGCAGTGGCGGGGGTTAGCAGGCTCACTTTGATAAGTTGCTTGCTGCGACGGAGTTGGCTTATCAAGGCCTTACCATCATCGCGCCAATTGATGGCGCTGATGGGCCACTGGGTTTGCCCAAGTACTTTCGGGGGCATGTTAAAAGGCGGACTCAGGGTATAGAGGGTATCCCTGAAGCTCACTTCAGCCTTTTGCGTGTCGCTGTGCTCATGCACCGAGTCGTCTTTTGCCGGTGCGTCGTGCTCGTGCGTCTTTACACTTTTTTCCTTGCTGCGATTTCCCTCGGCCCACACCAGATTGGCCTCGCCCTGCCAGTGGAACAGCCTTGGCGCGGGGCCGGGCGTGTCAGCATCATCGCGCTCTGTGTCGCTGCCGGGTACCCCGACGTGGTAAAGGGTAGCACCGCTTGCCAGACTCATGACATCGTAACCTTTGGCAAAGCCGCGGTAGGGTACTCTGTTGGAGAAGGGCTCGGTCAGTTGCTCAATCAGTACAAAGCGGCCGTCGGGGGAGGCGTCGGCATCCAGCAAAAAACCAGCACTTCCCAGTGGGCGAAGTTCACCTTCTCTTGGGAGTAAAACCAACTGACTCAACACCTGCTGTGCGAAGGCCTGGTGATCGGCGGGCGTTTTCAACAGGTTTCTGTGGGTACGTTTGGCCACCTGATTGGGTTGACTCTCTTTGATGCCGGGCATGCCAGGAAGGGCGCCTTCTGAAATAGACGCCTTACCTGAATCAGCAACAACCAGAGGCAGCAGCAGGGCGCTGCTGTCTGGCAGCCAGCGGTAATTCACCCCCAAACTGAAATTGAGCCTTAAGTCCTGTTCCTGCACCTTACCCGATGCCAGCTCAATCAAGTGTAATCTCGGCTGGTCGGTGGCGAGGCTTATCAAGGCCAGGGTTTTACCGTCGGGAGAGAACCTTGGCGCCATTACTGGCATTAATGCGCTCAGCCCTGGAATGGATTGAAGCTGCATGTCACTGGCGCGCCTCAGATTCAGTTCCTCGTACAGGGTGGGCAATTTGCCTGGCAGATGACGATGGCTGTCGATTTCCGTTCCGCCCAGACGCATCATGGGCTGAGCGAGTTGCTTTACGTCCGGAGCGCCCTGTGGGCTTAAACTTAATAGCCAAAAACCATCAGGAGACAAGAGCACCTTGTCCTGTTTTGCCTGTTCAACCAAGGCTGCAAGAGATGAGCTCGGTAACTGATAGCCTGCCGCTTGTTCGGCAGCGACGGCAAGGTTGGCCAGGCTGAGTGGAAATGCGAGCAGACTGCTTATTACGAGGGCCGGTATCGGGCGGCAGAGTTTCATGGAAGATCCCACAGACGGATTGATTACCGGGTTGTAAAAAATGTTGACGGATGCAGCAATCAAAGGAGCCTCGATTATTGCTTGTTTCTATCTCTATTTTTTATCTATTTAATTTAAATACAATCAGTTGGATAAATTTGTCTGAGGTGTTTTCACTTGTCATGCACCCGGTGCACTTTTAATATGGACGTCACCCCAATAAGACCCTGATGGCCTGTGATGCTTGAGACCAAACAGAGCGTATTTTTCCTTGGCAGTTGCCGTATCGATGCGAGCGACAATAGCCTGCTGTTTCCCGCCTCTGCCGACTGTGCGCAGGAGCGCATCACCCTGCAGCCCAAGTTTGTTGAAGTGCTCGCTTATCTTGCTCACCAGTATCCCAGGGTGGTGACCCGCGAGGCGCTGATCACCGATATTTGGGAGGGCAATACCTATGTGGGCGAAAAGGCACTCACCAACGCTGTGTGGCACCTCCGGCAACAACTCGGACCGCTTGGCGCGGGAGAGGTAATAGAAACAGTCCGTAAAACCGGATACCGCCTCTGTATCGAACCCAGATTCGAGTTACCCGCAGAAGACGGACAATTGCGGCTCGAACGTAAGAGTCGACTCTTGGGCCGGGCTTTGCTGGGGTGCTCGCTGACCCTCGCAGTGGTGTTGGCAGTGGCGGGCCACCATTGGTACAAAGACACGCTGCACCGCCCATTCGGGGTCGACAGGCTTACCAGCGATGGCGGCTCAGAGCGTTTCCCCAGTGTGTCCCCCGATGGCCGCTTTTTGGTGTATGGCGGCCAGCAGCCCGGTAAAAACGGCAGCCTGTTTCAGCTGGATTTGGAGCATCCCGATGCCAGTCCAAGACAGCTCACCCCGGACAGTTCCGATGAGCTGCGCGCCGTCTGGTCTAACGATGGCAAGTCACTATATTTCCCCAGTGCGTCCGGCGGAGAATGCAAGATAACCCGGCTGGATTTGAAAGATGGCAGGCTCACCCCCCTTGCCGACTGCACCAGTGTCACCACGGCCATCGACCTCACCGCCGATGGCAATAGCCTGGCGTTTATCACCACCAATGCCCCACAAAAGAATGCGGGCATATACCTGCTGGAGTTGACCGGGGAAGAGGCTGAGCCGATGCGCCTGTCCTGCGACACAGAATGCCCCTACCGCGACCGGGATTTTGCCTTTAGTCCCGATGGGCAAACCCTGGCCATCGCCAGGCGTTTTGGCGATATTTCGGAAGACATTTTTTTACGCCATCTCACCGATGGCAGTGAGCGGCGACTGACTCAGGGGATTGAAGATATCCGTGGTCTTTCCTGGCACAGAGACGGGCGGCGGCTTGTGTACAGCACTGAAGAGGCAGGTAACAGGGGCGGCTATCTCATCGATACCGACACCGGCGAAATCACGGCGTTGGATCAGGACGGTTTAAGCTACCCCCGGTTTGTGCCTGACTCCGATGAGCTGGTGTTCTATCACTACAATAACCATCGCCAACTGGTCACTATGCATCCGTTCGCCATGGTGCCCCAGGCACCGTTTCCGATGATTTACGGCAACTTCAGCCAGCGTTATGCGGATTACTCACCCGAGGCCGGGCGCTTGGTGTTTGTGTCCAATGAGTCAGAGCACAATGAAATCTGGACCTCGGACGTGGACGGGCAGCGGCGGCAAATGCACACCTCACTGAAACGTCAGGCCACTTCGCCCGCCTGGTCACACGACGGCAGTCGCATCGCCTTTGTCGCCGCCGATACCAATCACGAGGGCAACAAACTGCATATTCTGGATATTCGCGACAACAGCATCCGGGTCGTGGCGTCGCCCTATATCAACCACGGCCGTCCTGAATGGAGCGGTGACGACAGCTTCTTGCTGGCCAGCACTGTGGATGGTTTGACCCGCTTCCATCTGGACAACAAACCGCCAACCCTGGTGTCTTCCATTATGGTGCGGCGTCTTCAGGTATTGGGAGATTGGCTTTATTTCAGCTACAGCACCGGGCCACGAGGGCTTTGGCGCATGCCATGGCAAGGCGGGAATCCAGAGCAGGTGCTGGGAGCGAAGTTAATGAGTGACGGCTACAACTGGACAGTATCCGATAACGGGGTCTTCTTTCGTCAGCGCCATTCGGGCTCGGCATTGCTCAGTTACTTTGACTTTGCCAGGGCAGAGGTCAGGCCGCTGATTGAGCTGCCCCCCAACAGCATCAGCCGCCAGGAAAACATGGTGTGGGTGGAAAAAGAGCAAAAGTTGGTGCTGGTGTCCTGGAACTATCCAAGGCGTGATGTGATGCGATTGAGGCATCCTGCGCTGCATTGAGGCGAGCGACCATCAATAAAAAAACGGCCTATCGGCCGTTTTTTTATTGATGACTTGGTTACGCCGCCGGGAAACGCGCGCCGAGTACGGCTTCCCGTTTTGCCCCTGTGACGGCGGGCAAATTGGCTGGCAGTCCCTGATGATGGCGCAGGGCAAGCCAGGCAAAGGCGATGGCCTCAACCCATTTGGGGTCGACCCCAAGCGCTGATGTGGTGGTCATGGTGAACCCGGGTAACAGAGCTTGCAGGCGGTTCATCAGCTCAATATTAAGGGCGCCACCACCGCATACAAACAGCTCTCCGCTGTTTGACAGCTTCAGTATGTCCGCCGCGATACTGTGGCAGGTTAAGTCCAGCAGAGTTGACTGAATATCGGCCTCGTCGAGGTAGCCAAACTTTTCCAGTTGCTGCTCCAGCCAGGCGTTATTGAAAAGCTCACGACCTGTGCTCTTGGGGTATGGCTGCATAAAATACGGATGTGACAGCAATTGGGCCAAGAGCGCATTATCGGTTTTACCACTGGCGGCAAAGGCGCCGTCCTGATCGAAAGCCTGCTGCCTTACCTGCTGTATCCAGCCATCTATCAGGGTGTTGCCCGGCCCGGTATCAAATCCAAGAACCGCCTCTGCATTGCCCGGCAACCAGGTGATATTGGCGATACCACCTATGTTGAGGATCACCCGGCGTTTATCTGCTTTTGCGAAAATCTGCTGGTGGAATGCCGGGACCAGCGGTGCTCCCTGACCACCGAGGGCGATATCTTTGCGGCGAAAATCCGCAATCACGTCGATACCTGTTTCGGCGGCAATGGTGTTGGGGTCGCCGATTTGCACCGTGAACCCTACCTCGAGGTTGGGCATGTGCCTGACGGTTTGACCATGGCTGCCAATGGCCACAACCTGGGACTTATCTATGCCACTGCTGGCAAGCAGGTTGTTGACGGCCTTGGCAAAGAGGCTGCCAACGCTGCGGTCGAGTCGCCCCAGCCGATTCACTTCATCCTGGCCGGGCTGGCACAAACGTTGAAGCCCTTTGAACAGGTGTTCCGGAATGGCTTCTGTGTGGGTGGCGATGAGTTTGGGGGAGGGGGTGTCGAAATCCACCAGGACGGCATCCACGCCGTCCATACTGGTGCCGGACATGAGTCCGATAAACAAAGATTGGCTCATGGAGTCTGCTTGCCCTCTGGCGCCAGCGCCAGTTGCTGTTGCTTGTTAAAGGAAATTTTAGCCATCAAATCCTTGCTGATGCGGCTGAATTTAGCCAACTCTTTTTTACTGATGGATTCTGCTTTAGGCAGGTCAATGGTGCGGGGATTTCTGTGTACCCCGTTGACGATAAATTCGTAATGCAGGTGAGCCCCGGTTACCCGGCCGGTTTTTCCGAGCGTTCCGATAATTTGCCCCTGTTTTACCGAATCACCTTTTTTCACCCTGCGCTTGTTCAGGTGTAAATACTTGGTGGTGTAGGTGCCGTTATGGCGAATAAAGACATAGTTGCCGTTGTACTGATTGTAACCAGCCTCTATCACCTTGCCCGCGCCGGCGGCTTTAATCGGTGTGCCAATGGCGGCCACATAATCAACGCCCCTGTGGGCCTTGACCTGACCTGTTACCGGATGCAGGCGCTTGGGATTGAAATTGGAGCTGACGTAATTGAAGTCCACCGGCGATCGCAAAAAGGCTTTGCGCATGCTCTGGCCACTTTCGGAATAGTAGTTACCGTCTTCGTAGCGCACGGCGGTGTAGCGTTTACCGTCGTTGATAAACTCAGCCGCCAGAATGGCACCATTTCGCACAAACTCGCCATCGGCATAGTGCTTTTCATAGAGCAGGGCGAAGGTATCGCCTTTTTGCAGATCCTGGGCGAAGTCGATGTCCCAGCCAAACACAGTGGCCAAATCCATGATTTGGCCACTGTTGAGGCCTGCATCCACGGCTGCTGTCCAAAAATTGCTGAAAATTTTGCCCTGGGCAAAATCGGTTCGTGTGGTCAGCTGCTTTACATCGATTCGCTCGCTGTATCCGGATTCGGTGCGCTGCACCGTGAGAGTCGACACCCCGTCGATACGGTAACTGAGCTCGGCAAACTCACCCTTGTCATCTTTCATGATGACAATTTCTTCCCCGGGCATGATTTTCAGCAGGTTATTTTTGGCCTCCGGCAGCCGGGTGATTTCGTAAACATCGCGGCTGGAGAGTCCTGCACGCTGAAACAGGGCGGCCAACGTGTCCCCCCTGGAGACTTCAAAATGCTCCACTTCGCGGTTGGATGGCGTGGCGCTGGCTTTCGCACTTGGCATGGCTTCCTGCACGCTTTCACCGTTTGGGGCGGCTATGTCTATGTCTGCGGCCTGCCCCATTGGCGGCGTGGGGGTGCGCTGTGACAAGGGCAGGGTAAAGTCGATATTGTCGTTGGCTACCGGGGTTTGCCGTGAGGCTTCGGCATCCTCAGAGGGGAAAAACAGGGTGACTGTGGTTAACAATAAAAGAATGCTCAGAATGACCTGATGCTTTTTGGGGAGCAGCTTGAGAAGCGTAATAACCTTTGTCATTTGACCCGGGTACCAAATCCCTATTTCCTGTCGATTGGGCCTAGTGTACACACTTTCATTTGCCCAGGCTAACA
This sequence is a window from Shewanella zhangzhouensis. Protein-coding genes within it:
- a CDS encoding aspartate carbamoyltransferase, producing the protein MTQFKGSHILSVNQFNLDSIHTIFNVAERMAPYALREKRTRVLDGAILGNLFFEPSTRTRVSFGCAFNLLGGRVAETVGMASSSLSKGESLYDTARVLSTYSDVIAMRHPDAYSVREFAEGSRVPVINGGDGPNEHPTQALLDLFTIQKELSHAGMSIDGMHIAMVGDLKFGRTVHSLSRLLCLYKNVSFTLISPKELAMPDYVIADIENAGHKVTITDQLEGNLDKADILYLTRIQEERFPSQDEANKYRGKFRLNRSIYTQHCKSNTVIMHPLPRDSRAQANELDNDLNSHPNLAIFRQADNGLLIRMALFALTLGVDEQLEKYECPVNWYSRKADF
- a CDS encoding DUF2750 domain-containing protein, producing MTKKTLAQITAMTPEARYDYLVTEVKEHKEIWTLQDQDGCVMLTTDDDDCIPMWPSEEAAALWAVDEWQDCEPLSIPLNEWLERWVVGMQDDDLQVAVFPVQDDLGVVVPPWELESRLQPKTRH
- a CDS encoding chloride channel protein; this encodes MKIKTRLEAMRRLALRYFHTELRDKLSQARISLQLCGLALCFALIASLVIILFRLLLEGANHYSGIERMDMEAMVYDWRALLPLMGALLIWLVATIGSKRYRRMGIAYVLHRFKLHYGKIPLQSAPGQFFQALIALATNFSVGREGPAIHLGAVSASVLAEKFKLPDNSVRIMCASGIAAGIAATFNAPLAAVVFVFEVVVREYKIHYFFPIMISAICGALSSQLVFGNVHEYDAIQVFHIPLDHYPLLALGGVGLGCAAAAFNWTLLKVTATGQHWPLIVRLLLAGSITTVVGIALPQALGSGDLAINAVIADNPGLLLLIAVLIGKMIATIAAIGLGIPGGLIGPLYGIGALLGGILALISAMVFPSIAPYVGLYTVIGMTAMMGVCLSAPLAALVALLELTNDASIILPAMFVTIPAFLVAYQWFQTESVFFRQLDIMGLGYKVPPVNQGLQKTGVRALMDRRFVVVKNDDELLLEVMKRAEGRPVMVRSAEGEIQMLRLEMQSFEDSTTLSRQPMQGLPDTATLNEAYEILSPKRTGEVYIYQGDKDNLVGVIGWTKLQQEIRSGQV
- a CDS encoding DUF6776 family protein produces the protein MANYQRWLDRLQVMERKFRPSSWYLFLLMLVAFLLGALSYHLTLSMEQPVLNLGGGRAKQLAEELKTQNQLLASRNLELAVEKEANVQMQTMFTEQAAKQRELERELAFYRAVMAPNENAEGVTIHGMELTASPVEGQQRLKVVLTQLQKRRQNIKGSLDLTLVGLVDNKLTSLQLQDVGAKLDNFDFRYFQVLETPVTFPAEFQLTTIKAKIRVSKGRYNQAALAEQEFSLPMLTGETKEPGIILEQNSQVTDNSGQQSEVRGSND
- the erpA gene encoding iron-sulfur cluster insertion protein ErpA — encoded protein: MTEQADVAMPISFTDAAAAKVKALLDEEQNEALKLRVYVTGGGCSGFQYGFTFDEKVNDGDFTVEKQGVQLVVDPMSLQYLMGGEVDYTSGLEGSRFFVKNPNATTTCGCGASFSV
- the hemL gene encoding glutamate-1-semialdehyde 2,1-aminomutase, with the translated sequence MTRSETLFEQAKKTIPGGVNSPVRAFNGVGGTPRFIEKADGAYIYDADGKAYIDYVGSWGPMILGHNHPSIREAVLKAVHNGLSFGAPTELEVIMAEKVIEMVPSMDQVRMVSSGTEATMSAIRLARGYTKRDKILKFEGCYHGHADCLLVKAGSGALTLGQPSSPGIPEDFAKHTLTAVYNDLGSVQSFFDQYPEDIACIIIEPVAGNMNCIPPVPGFLEGLRALCDKYGALFIIDEVMTGFRVSRSGAQGHYGVTPDLTTLGKVIGGGMPVGAFGGKKEVMQYLAPAGPVYQAGTLSGNPIAMTAGLAQLDALCADGLYEELAAKTKRIAEGFKAAADKHGIPMAINYVGGMFGFFFTDEQHITRFDQVTRCNMDHFRAFYHGMLDEGVYLAPSAYEAGFLSMAHGDKEIEETLAAADRVLARMK